One stretch of Kwoniella pini CBS 10737 chromosome 3, complete sequence DNA includes these proteins:
- a CDS encoding 2-isopropylmalate synthase, translated as MPMLAEPSQRYLPFKPVPFPNRTWPDKVNKTAPIWLSTDLRDGNQSLANPASDTDFQFCRDLQNNGEVPDDVWIQVLTPARADLIKRTFEAVAGLKHVIIHMYNATSCLFREVVFNNDRDETVKLASDHTRIVRELAEQYAASHGTSFRFEYSPETFSQTETPYAVEVCEAVKKTWLAGEKSVWADGRKEERIIFNLPATVEVATPNCFADQVSLGRSCAVAAAELGILAGADRIEGTVLGNGERTGNVDLVTLGLNCYSQGIPPNLDFSDMFSVIDTVTECTGLPVHPRHPYAGELVFTAFSGSHQDAIKKGFEAQIQREKKGDKIWSMPYLPIDPADVGCTYEAVIRVNSQSGKGGIAYIVKSALALDLPRRMQIAFYKVVQDRSETTGKEMTSKDITTAFRQTYHLGGSVYDGRLVLKSFVTVDIRSAAPSAVGTPDLSPDRSRTHSRVASLAGAVVEASPDRSLDANLPSASKRLTAKVLIDGSLREISGEGNGPLSSFLDALQGDLGITLSIREYTEHAVGAGSDVKAATYVELIPPNVDAKDKTKGGFWGVGVDADITASGLKAVISAANGYLGQSPVQIPDDA; from the exons ATGCCAATGCT AGCCGAACCTTCGCAAAGGTATCTACCCTTTAAGCCGGTCCCATTCCCAAACCGTACTTGGCCAGACAAAGTCAATAAAACAGCTCCTATCTGGCTCAGTACGGATTTAAGAGATGGAAATCAAAGTCTTGCCAACC CCGCGTCCGACACGGACTTTCAATTTTGTCGAGATCTGCAAAATAACGGAGAAGTCCCCGATGACGTCTGGATTCAA GTCCTCACTCCAGCTCGAGCCGATCTCATTAAGCGAACTTTCGAAGCCGTTGCTGGTCTCAAACATGTAATCATTCATATGTACAATGCTACGTCTTGTCTATTCAGAGAGGTGGTGTTTAACAACGATCGGGACGAGACTGTTAA ACTCGCTTCAGACCATACTCGTATTGTGCGGGAACTTGCCGAACAATATGCTGCTTCT CATGGCACAAGTTTCCGGTTCGAATATTCCCCTGAGACCTTCTCTCAGACTGAGACACCATACGCTGTAGAGGTGTGCGAAGCGGTAAAGAAGACGTGGCTCGCTGGAGAAAAGAGTGTCTGGGCAGACGGTCgcaaagaagaaaggataatCTTT AACTTACCAGCTACTGTCGAAGTCGCAACTCCAAATTGCTTTGCCGATCAAGTAAGTCTAGGCCGAA GTTGCGCTGTCGCTGCCGCTGAGCTTGGTATCCTTGCTGGTGCGGACCGAATCGAGGGTACAGTCCTTGGTAACGGTGAACGTACCGGTAACGTCGATCTTGTTACTCTTGGCCTCAACTGCTATTCCCAGGGTATCCCTCCTAATCTCGACTTTTCCGACATGTTTTCGGTTATCGACACTGTGACTGAATGCACAGGTCTTCCGGTGCACCCCCGACATCCTTACGCTGGAGAGCTTGTTTTCACGGCTTTCTCTGGAAGTCATCAAGATGCCATCAAGAAGGGTTTCGAGGCGCAAATCCAACGAGAAAAGAAGGGCGACAAGATATGGAGCATGCCTTATCTCCCTATCGATCCTGCCGATGTCGGCTGTACATACGAGGCGGTCATCCGGGTGAACTCGCAATCCGGAAAAGGAGG AATCGCGTACATCGTCAAATCCGCCCTTGCCCTCGATCTTCCTCGTAGAATGCAAATTGCTTTCTACAAAGTCGTCCAAGACAGGTCAGAGACTACGGGTAAAGAAATGACTTCGAAAGACATTACTACCGCTTTCCGTCAAACCTATCACCTTGGTGGATCTGTCTACGATGGTCGATTAGTCCTCAAATCTTTCGTTACCGTGGACATTCGGTCCGCGGCTCCTTCGGCTGTCGGTACACCTGATCTCAGCCCGGACAGATCTCGTACACACAGCCGCGTGGCTTCCCTCGCTGGCGCTGTTGTTGAGGCGAGCCCTGACCGAAGTCTGGACGCGAATCTTCCGTCCGCTTCAAAACGACTTACTGCCAAGGTCCTCATTGACGGCAGCCTCCGGGAAATTTCTGGAGAAGGGAACGGTCCTCTCTCCTCGTTTCTTGACGCTCTTCAAGGTGATCTTGGTATCACCCTTTCTATCCGAGAGTACACTGAACATGCCGTCGGAGCTGGATCTGATGTCAAGGCTGCCACATATGTGGAATTGATTCCACCAAATGTCGATGCCAAGGACAAGACCAAAGGTGGATTCTGGGGTGTCGGCGTTGACGCTGATATCACAGCGTCCGGTCTCAAAGCCGTTATCAGCGCTGCCAATGGCTATCTCGGTCAAAGCCCGGTGCAAATCCCTGATGATGCTTAG